The following are encoded together in the Triticum dicoccoides isolate Atlit2015 ecotype Zavitan chromosome 6B, WEW_v2.0, whole genome shotgun sequence genome:
- the LOC119326619 gene encoding F-box/LRR-repeat protein At3g58980-like, giving the protein MLPSYWVHLTSGGSSTPNPRQMESTNDSSCSLTAVGGRSKVATDYRVENRCGARNRNQFEGKRKKAVVAGEDRISELPDVLLYHVLSLLPVDEAVQTSVLARRWRHLWKHIPVLRLLGPNKKRFTSAEEFDKFVNHLISLRGHLPLVSCEIQAYPTSDDYAGEPDEPLPNIYFDSWIQYALLCKVHVLKIVGDDVGAETELIVPLISQHLRSLEVHHVLVEKDFVDFSSCPMLEELKMQECGLWVSKMSFPSLKRLWLTECNFPEAHRVCISAPSLVSLRLHDSGGKTPLLESMPLLDTASLDLSGRCKDKCRGCGGDQGCEGCHGYPAGSYRSVLLNTLSNAVNLELKDQPEVYIYKRDLEFCPMFGRLKTLLLDMWCRATDLHALVRILQHTLVLEKLTLQLRSDWNLLSAARGERKHVRIEQSFSCVHLKEVSIECEEKLRVKDKVNQIVKIMTRNGVLTENISFKKIPRPEVYRLVCVSPRAFDPNWSGED; this is encoded by the exons ATGCTACCGAGCTACTGGGTCCACCTTACCTCCGGCGGCAGCTCTACACCGAATCCGCG GCAAATGGAGTCAACCAATGATTCATCGTGCTCTCTCACTGCTGTTGGTGGCCGGAGCAAAGTAGCAACCGACTATCGAGTTGAG AACCGCTGTGGTGCCCGCAACCGCAACCAGTTTGAAGGAAAGCGGAAGAAGGCTGTGGTGGCAGGCGAGGACCGCATCAGTGAACTTCCGGACGTGCTCCTCTACCATGTGCTCTCCTTGTTGCCGGTGGATGAGGCCGTGCAGACATCTGTGCTGGCCCGCCGGTGGCGACACCTCTGGAAGCACATACCCGTCCTGCGCCTCCTAGGTCCCAACAAGAAGAGGTTCACCAGTGCCGAGGAATTTGACAAGTTCGTGAACCATCTCATCTCCCTCCGTGGCCATTTACCTCTTGTCAGCTGCGAGATCCAAGCCTATCCAACCAGTGATGATTATGCTGGTGAACCTGATGAACCCTTGCCAAACATATACTTCGATTCGTGGATCCAGTACGCTCTATTGTGCAAGGTTCACGTGCTCAAAATCGTCGGTGATGATGTGGGAGCAGAAACAGAGCTCATCGTGCCTCTCATCTCCCAGCACCTGAGGAGCCTGGAAGTTCATCATGTTCTGGTGGAAAAGGATTTTGTCGATTTCTCAAGCTGTCCGATGTTAGAAGAACTGAAGATGCAGGAATGTGGCCTTTGGGTGAGCAAGATGTCGTTTCCATCGCTAAAGCGTCTGTGGCTTACCGAATGCAACTTCCCTGAGGCGCATCGTGTTTGTATTTCTGCACCCAGTCTTGTTTCACTGCGTCTGCATGACAGTGGAGGCAAGACTCCTTTGCTTGAAAGCATGCCATTGCTTGATACAGCGTCCCTTGACCTTTCTGGTCGATGCAAGGATAAGTGTCGGGGTTGTGGTGGTGATCAAGGCTGTGAAGGTTGTCATGGTTATCCTGCAGGGAGTTATCGTAGTGTGCTTTTGAATACTTTGTCCAATGCTGTCAATTTGGAGTTGAAAGATCAACCTGAAGTG TACATCTACAAAAGGGATTTGGAATTTTGCCCCATGTTTGGCAGATTGAAGACTCTTTTACTCGACATGTGGTGCAGGGCTACTGACCTGCATGCACTAGTTCGCATTCTGCAGCACACGCTAGTTcttgaaaagctcactctccagctTCGTAGTGACTGG AATTTGTTAAGCGCAGCCCGAGGTGAAAGAAAACATGTTCGAATAGAGCAATCATTTTCATGCGTGCATCTTAAGGAAGTCAGCATTGAATGTGAAGAGAAACTAAGGGTCAAGGATAAGGTCAACCAAATTGTGAAGATCATGACTAGAAATGGTGTACTTACTGAAAACATCAGTTTCAAGAAGATCCCAAGGCCAGAAG TCTATCGTCTTGTGTGTGTATCACCTAGGGCCTTTGATCCCAACTGGTCCGGTGAAGACTAA